From the Corallococcus silvisoli genome, one window contains:
- a CDS encoding thioredoxin domain-containing protein, giving the protein MSMRSTRIALAALLAASLTAGCNKEKAPANAQAPAAQAQAGNAAEPAPDTVVATFGNGQKVTFGELNERIKEPLANLDKQKYQLRKRGLEGLVTERLVKEEAAKRNITEDQLLKAEIDDKIPAPPEEKIKEVFEGAKGQLPPGATYEQMKPQIVDFLSGQQKQDVAQKFFESLRQNANVKYELPEPPRGPVERKQVAATGPAKGPENAPVTIVEFSDFQCPFCSRAIGTVDEVTKTYGDKVRLVFRQFPLDFHKQAQKAAEASLCANDQGKFWDMHDKLFANQSALGVDDLKKYAGELKLDTAKFNACLDSGEKAATVKADQADGSKVGVNGTPAFFINGIMLSGAQPFSEFQSVIDAELKGAK; this is encoded by the coding sequence ATGTCCATGCGCTCTACTCGCATCGCTCTGGCCGCTCTCCTCGCGGCATCCCTCACCGCCGGCTGCAACAAGGAGAAGGCACCGGCCAATGCCCAGGCGCCCGCGGCACAGGCCCAGGCCGGCAATGCCGCGGAGCCCGCACCGGACACGGTGGTGGCGACCTTCGGCAACGGTCAGAAGGTGACGTTTGGTGAGCTCAACGAGCGCATCAAGGAGCCGCTGGCGAACCTGGACAAGCAGAAGTACCAGCTGCGCAAGCGCGGCCTGGAGGGGCTCGTCACCGAGCGCCTGGTGAAGGAAGAGGCGGCGAAGCGCAACATCACCGAAGACCAGCTGCTCAAGGCGGAGATCGACGACAAGATCCCCGCGCCTCCGGAAGAGAAGATCAAGGAGGTCTTCGAGGGCGCCAAGGGCCAGCTGCCCCCGGGCGCGACCTACGAGCAGATGAAGCCGCAGATCGTGGACTTCCTCTCCGGCCAGCAGAAGCAGGACGTGGCCCAGAAGTTCTTCGAGTCCCTGCGCCAGAACGCGAACGTGAAGTACGAGCTGCCGGAGCCCCCGCGCGGCCCGGTGGAGCGCAAGCAGGTCGCCGCCACCGGCCCGGCCAAGGGCCCGGAGAACGCGCCGGTCACCATCGTGGAGTTCAGCGACTTCCAGTGCCCGTTCTGCAGCCGCGCCATCGGCACGGTGGACGAGGTGACGAAGACCTACGGCGACAAGGTGCGCCTGGTGTTCCGCCAGTTCCCCCTGGACTTCCACAAGCAGGCGCAGAAGGCCGCCGAGGCCTCGCTGTGCGCCAACGACCAGGGCAAGTTCTGGGACATGCACGACAAGCTCTTCGCCAACCAGTCGGCGCTGGGCGTGGATGACCTGAAGAAGTACGCGGGCGAGCTGAAGCTGGACACCGCCAAGTTCAACGCCTGCCTCGACTCCGGCGAGAAGGCCGCGACGGTGAAGGCGGACCAGGCGGACGGCTCCAAGGTGGGCGTCAACGGCACGCCGGCGTTCTTCATCAACGGCATCATGCTGTCGGGCGCGCAGCCCTTCAGCGAGTTCCAGAGCGTCATCGATGCGGAGCTGAAGGGCGCGAAGTAG
- the lpxC gene encoding UDP-3-O-acyl-N-acetylglucosamine deacetylase, with protein sequence MLQFTDFQRTLSQPAICRGVGLHSGAPVTLTLKPAPAGHGIVFVRTDLERPVSIPALAEYVVDTSLATTLGRDGVKVGTVEHLMSALAGMGIDNVRAELDGPEVPIMDGSAQPFTHAIMEAGSRELDAPREYLVIKKSVAVTDGDKQASLTPARRFRISCTIDFEHPVIQGQSFDVDVNDRGFSREISRARTFGFLRDVEKLKTLGLARGGSLENAVVVDEAAILNPDGLRFPDEFVRHKILDAIGDVSLFGRPVIGHMTAFKTGHALNHKLVRKVLADPSCFDIVVASRRVVEGREPGRPSLAGALELEPLVA encoded by the coding sequence ATGCTCCAGTTCACCGACTTCCAGCGCACCCTCTCCCAGCCGGCCATCTGCCGGGGCGTGGGGCTCCACTCCGGGGCTCCCGTGACGCTGACCCTGAAGCCCGCGCCCGCGGGGCACGGCATCGTCTTCGTGCGCACGGACCTGGAGCGGCCGGTGAGCATCCCCGCGCTGGCGGAGTACGTGGTGGACACGTCGCTGGCCACCACCCTGGGCCGCGACGGCGTGAAGGTCGGCACGGTGGAGCACCTGATGTCGGCCCTGGCGGGCATGGGCATCGACAACGTGCGCGCGGAGCTGGACGGGCCGGAAGTGCCCATCATGGACGGCAGCGCCCAGCCCTTCACCCACGCCATCATGGAGGCCGGGTCGCGTGAGCTGGACGCGCCGCGCGAGTACCTGGTCATCAAGAAGAGCGTGGCGGTGACGGACGGCGACAAGCAGGCCTCGCTCACCCCGGCCCGCCGCTTCCGCATCAGCTGCACCATCGACTTCGAGCACCCGGTCATCCAGGGCCAGTCCTTCGACGTGGACGTGAACGACCGCGGCTTCTCGCGGGAGATCTCCCGCGCGCGCACCTTCGGCTTCCTTCGCGACGTGGAGAAGCTGAAGACGCTGGGCCTGGCGCGCGGGGGGTCGCTGGAGAACGCCGTCGTCGTGGACGAGGCCGCCATCCTCAATCCGGACGGCCTGCGCTTCCCGGACGAGTTCGTCCGCCACAAGATCCTCGACGCCATCGGTGACGTGTCCCTGTTTGGCCGGCCCGTCATCGGGCACATGACGGCGTTCAAGACGGGCCACGCGCTCAATCACAAGCTGGTGCGCAAGGTGCTGGCGGACCCGTCCTGCTTCGACATCGTCGTCGCGAGCCGCCGGGTGGTGGAAGGCCGCGAGCCGGGTCGCCCGAGCCTCGCGGGTGCGTTGGAGCTGGAGCCCCTGGTCGCCTGA